One Aegilops tauschii subsp. strangulata cultivar AL8/78 chromosome 2, Aet v6.0, whole genome shotgun sequence genomic window, GCGACCAAGGTGCATCGTGATGGTCGTGACGCGGTTTGGTTATCCCGAGTCCCGTCTCCTCGCCTTCCATGGTTGAAGCCCGGGCTAGACGGGTTTAGCAGTGTTATATCCTCTGTTCGAACCGGGCATTCCTTGTCTCTCCGCTCCAGCACCATACCAACATCTTCTTGCGGTCGTCATGTGTTATGTGCTTCTTGTACTCATTCTAATTCTTTCTATCAATGAAATGATATATGCAAGCATTGCATATTCGGGATTAACTTGGACAAGCCTTGACGATGTCTCGTGCGTCTCCGGTTAATTTTCTTTTCGGGTTGCAGAAATCAATTCAATCGGTGAGCCGGCGGTTGCTTCGGGGAGCTTTCTCTAGCTAGGTAGGCTCGTTGCGGTTGTCACGGCTAGCTCACGAGTCCGTCCTCCATGTGCCGCGTCAAGGACTCAGATGTTTTCTATCTCTACCATCGATGAATTTAAAAACCTCGTAGCAAGACACCTGCGTCATGCAATACGCACGGAAGAATGACAGTGACGAAAGCATCAAACGTGCCGTGTCGTGTGTGTCGAGAAAACATGTTATATTATGCGACAGAGGGAGTGTTTCTCCATTTCATACACACACACAGAGAAGATCGGATCGGTGTGCACCATGATCGGTGGCGCGAGAACAAATGGCAGAGGATCAATGCGCGTCTCCGTCAGTTGTTAATTCACTTATTTCGCAAAAATAATTTGTTAACTCATTTGGCGGCCTCGGAGAGACATACACAAATTTTCACCCTCTTCTCTACGACGCGGCATGCATGGATGCAAGGGTCGACCGGCTTGCTCGCTgcgccggcggctccggcgacacATGGGGTGGACTCAGCACGGGATCGCGTCATTTGGAGCGCATCCGCGCGTCGCGCCGCGTCCAGGAACCACACACATGCATCCACGCCTGATGATGACAGGTAGCCGGATGTGTCTCTTCTTGTTTTTGTCTATAGAGAATGCGTATGCATATCTGTTGGGGTTTGATGCATGCATCCACGGCGGCTGGTGCGGCTTAACTTAACCCAGTCGTCCCTGTCAGCGGTCGCGTTCAGATCTCGACATGGAGCTTTCCGAGCAAGGAGTGGGCGCAGGGTGGAGCCGGAGCCGACTCTGTCAACACAAATCTGTTGCTCCGTGACTTGGCAAAGATAATTCAGACTTTGATTCGCCATgccatgcatgtgtgtgtgttaGTACATCTTAGCGCTGCAGTACACGGTGCTGCATCCTGTCATACTCCCTCGCAAtttttttttcctgtcatactccCTGGCAAAAAAAAAAATCCAGTCATACTCCCTCTTTCTCAAAATGTAAGGCATGTTTGACTTTGCACGATTTTTGATACATGCCTTTGACCATTGATATAACCAAAGTATACATGGATGAAACATGTATAAATGACATCCTCATATTTGCCTTGCAAAACAATTGTCTTCCACGTGTCCTTATACTAGTTTTGTAGACATACAATAAGTAAGCATTATAATCAAATTTGTGCGATGAGAATCAGAAGAAGTCAAGCTCGCCTTATATTTTATAAAGGAGGACACGCCGTGTGGAGAACTAAACATAGGCAAGATGCTTAAAAATGGGTTATATATGTTCCCACGCTCATACATGCTTCGTATAAAGTATACACTATTTATACATACACATGAATATAAATAATGAATATGTATAGAAAAAGAACCAAACATAACTTGAAAATTCTAATCTGCAATATTACTAATTTTTTATTACCCCCTCTATCCAAAATAACCTGTCGCTCGAATGGATGCGTCTAGACATATTTCAGTGCTAGATACGTCCATTTGAGTGACAAGTAATTTCAGATAGTAGTAGTACTAATACAGATTTTATGGGCCTCGGCCCACTAAATCTTGTACTCGGCCCAGTTAGAATTCTGAAATTGCAAACGTCCATTTAAGTTGCATGGCAAATGTGAAGTTTAGTACCATGTTGCTAGTGAAGTGGAAGAAACATCAATATAAAAGGATGGGCTATTGCCTACTCCAGTAGCATAAGAAACGAGAGCAATAACGCGCGTGCTCACTCATCACCCACTTCACTTCACCAATGCATGTGTCGCGTGAATTGAGTTTGAGTTTGGACTAATGTTATGCACCTTGTAGGAAGAACTAAATTTTCCTCAGCAGTTCATTGCCTAGTTCTAGGTGTACCTGCCAATGCCTAATCTCACTGTGGACACGTTTTCTATGCTCAGAGTCTTTCACCACATGTCAGTTGCATCTCTCTTTGCTCTCCCCACGCGTCCCCTTCATGCAAAATAGACGGAACAAAACCCACATGTATGTCGAGTTCCTCTGCGCTGAGATGCTTCTCCTGCGACCCCATCATGACGACTGTGTGCACAACTGTCCAGGAGAGCAGTCCTCTGAAACCGCATCCCTTTAGAACCTACACCGGGTGAGGTATGAAAAAGCTTTTGGGGGCATCTCGGGGCGACTGCTCTTTCAAGTTCGATTACATCCTCCACACCTGTCCGCCTGGTTCGACTACTTCCTCTACTGCAGACGACCATCCTGTTTTCACCACCATGCCCGAAGACGGGGCTGCACCGGAGTTTCCGGTGGCCTCGTATGTTCTAATACCCTCTCTCTTGACATATGTGATTGGTCCATATGCGTATGTGTTAGATGTTCCTAGGCTGTTGTATGTGATTTGTCATGTCAGTAATCTTGTGCTGATGCTAATTTCGATTAAGCTTAAAGGAAATTTGCCTAGCTAATTCCTTAACAGCACATGATTGGATCAGCTCTCGTGTTCTTGGTGTGATGCGCATCCTATTCACAGCTTAACGCTCCGCGACTCCACTCTATGTGATCATGCGTTAGTGCTGCATGCGAGCTTACTTATGGAACACCGAAGCAGATCAGAACACATGATCATCTGTTTATTTAGTATATCTCTCAGTTGCCACTTGATATATCCGAATCCAACACAAGGACCCACCCGTCTACAGACTCAATCAATTATCTAAAGCACACTTGCAACCAATGAACTCAATTATAGGTATTAGTGGCTGGGGCACTACATCTGTACATCTCGATGTATCACGATCAAAAGAGACGCTACCGATCTAGTAGTAGTAGCTAGTGCATGCACCCCCATGCATGTGAGAGGTTGGACCCAGTTTCCATCGATCGACCACGTTGGCAAAGCTGAACCCGGCCAATATCATATGCCAAGGCAGACTGGACGCAATCTTTGAAGGTTGAACAAGGACCATGCATGCATATGGATGCATGACAGAAGAATGATTAACAAACTGGCTTCTGGCATTGCTTACGCGCAGGGGCACATCACAACTGCGTTTGGACAACATAAAGCTTTTTTTCTTCCAAGGAAAAAGCATACTCCTACTATGCAAAAGTTATTATGTCTTGTTATGCAAAAGTTATGCATGCACCCATAGACTTTGGCTCTGCCACCACCGTCGAGTTGGTCGTCGCCAGATTCTACCAACTGTTGACTTTGTAGGCTGAGCCGAATAGCATTGCTGGTTAATTGGATAATTATTATAAGGTCAATTTGTGATATGGTACATGCATGGACCTTGGCTATGCCGTGGTTTCCTAGGAAAATCCTGTGGCGAAAACAAGACCGGCTTCTCTTGTccgttttttttgtttttttgagaAAGGCTTCTCTTGTCCGTTAGTTACGGACGCACGAAACAAGAGTGGCAGAGGAGTACGTGGTAGACACCGACGAGTGATGACTGCACTTTCATAAGCGGAACATTTTATGAGATGAGCGAAATGTATGAGCTAAATAATCTGTACGTGGTAGACAACGATGCAAATTATTTTTTTGGAATCACAACGATGCTATTTATACATGTGCAATCCTTGTACTTTGATATATATTAGTGATCAAAGACCATACAAAGTCAATCACACCTTATATTTTAGAAAGGAGGAAGTACGGGCTTATTTTCCTTCCTTCGCCTTGGTGGTTAGGGCAACTCCCATCCAGGCTTCACCACTAAGTCCACGGATTCGTTTTTCCTTTGCCTGGTGATTGGAAGGGGAATCCCGGTGACTTCACTCTGGTATCTCGTCGCGCAAGTGTGATGACGAGATTCATTTTCATGTTTAGCGACGACCGAGATCGAGATCTATTCAAGGATTTAACGATGACGACTACGGCTCCAACAATTTGGTCCTTAGGGCCACGTGCATAAAGATTTCCTGGCTGTTATCAACAAGGTCAATTTGGCTCTAGTAGGGTATCAACGACAACAACGCGTGGACGACTCGTTCTGGCACCGGTATTGGTCGTTCAGTGGTCTAGGGACCttaatgtaatttttattatgtttgagctGTGTTATACTTCTGATGAACTTCTATAAATTCGGATCCTTTTCAACAACAAAAAATGTACGTGTTGTTTTACTTTCGCTTTCCGTGCTTGCCACTTTAACTGAAGGTTACAACAGTGATCCTCTAGCTCAAGAAATACTTATGGCTCTCTCAGTTGATCCCAACAGCAAACCACCTTTTACACGGCAGGAAGGGGTGCTGAGATACAAAGGCAGGATATATGTGAGAGCTAATACTACTGCTCAGTAACACATTTTACAAACTAGGAAGATTCATTCGGTCGTCCACGTTTCATTACTGAAAAATGCAGTTCCTCCTGCGTCAGAGGTATGTTCGGATTTACCTGTTGCTTGTGCTAATTCAGACCAGCTGATGCAACCGGAAGCTGTCTTGGACCGCCGTGTCATCAACCATTCCGAGGGTACTACTCCTCGACAGCTCGAGTACTGCTCCAATGGACAGAGTTATCTGAAGACTGGGCGACGTGGGAAGATCTCAAAGATGTTTGTCTGTCCCCGGTTCATATAGGAGTATAAAATAAACAACATGTTAATTTTCTATACTTTTTTTAGAAGAATTAATTTTCTATACTTTTTTTAGAAGAATTAATTTTCTATACTTAATAGTACCATACATATCGTGGCGGAGCTTCAGCCACTTCTCTGGGCGGCCCAAAACCGGCCTGGTAAGAAAAATGGCTTCGTGGGCTTCGTGGTCCTGATGCCGTTGACGCCTCCGCTCTCAAAAATGGAAAAAATGCGAGGACAGAAAAGAAAAAACCACTCCACCTCACGCCGCTCTACCGTTCCCACTCCGAGCGCCGCCGTCCTGTCGCCACCACCGCCGCGGCTGGCAGCGCGAATCCAGGTTGCTCCTCCCCGCGGCTCGAATCGCCGTCTCGCTGGCCAAGTTCGGACCGACAAGATCCCCGTTGCCGTCGGCGGCTGGCCACAGTTCGAAGACAGTTTGCTCCTCCCCCGGCCGATTAATCCCCTCTGGTCGCCCGCCGCCGGTTAGTGCTCTTCCTTTCGCCCTTTGCTTGCCGGTGAAGAACATGGAGCGTGACTCGGAATTCCTGCAGGAACAGGCTCGCCCGAAATTCAGCACAAGTCGGAATCTTTGCCGAGTGCCAGTCCGTGTTGTAGCACTAGAAGCGCCCTGGGAATCGAATTCAGTCCATATCCGTATTGTTCTTGGGCTCGGATTTGCTTCTCCTACTGGAATTTGAATCGGCTGGTGATCTATCTCTATAAGTATCGCCAGGAGCCAGCCTTTCCTCTGCAGAAATTTGCGTTCAACTTACTGAATTTTTTGTCAGTTTGGCCCAAGCTGAAGATATCTGCAGAGAGATTTGTCAGTTTGGCCGAAGCAGAAGATATCTGCAGAGACTCTGCTCCAATGGAGTCATGTAGTGTTGCCAGGATAATGAGCTTAGGGAAGCTTGCTATACACAGGACGTATTTGTGCACCCTAATCTTCAGAAATTTGCCAAAGATGCTAGGCTTCACTCCCAGTTCACTGAAGAAATTCTGCAAAGTAGAACATGTTGAGCTACAACTGACCAAGAAGACTACACTGGGCACATTGCCGGAGCTGCCTCCGGACATCTTGATGGGTATCTTTGCCACCCTTGAGATCCCTGACCTCGTGCGTGCCGGCTCTGTCTGCTCCTCCTGGCGCTCCGCATACACAAGCCTACGGAGCCTTGGGCAGTACAATCTCCAGCAGACCCCATGCCTCCTCTACACTTCCGAATCCACCGGTGAGAGTGTTGCGTGCCTCTACAGCCTCGCAGAGAAGAGGTCGTACAAGTTAACCCTCCCAGGGCCGCCTATCCGCACTAGGTGTTTGATCGGGTCCTCACATGGCTGGCTGGTAACTGTTGACGACAGATCTGAGATGCACCTCGTCAATCCCATCACATGTGAACAGATTGCTCTCCCTTCGGTGATCACCATCGAGCAGGTGAACCCCATAGTTGATGAGTATGGTGCTCTCCACAAGTATGAATTCTCATGGCACACTGGAGCCCATGGTGTTTATAGCTCGCCATCAATCTTCGCTCTTGACAAGCTGCGGCATGAACTCCACTATAAAGCGTTTGTTTTCCCTGATACATCCACTGGAAGCTACATTGTCGTTCTCATCCATAATCCAATGCGTCAGCTCTCTTTTGCAAGGGTTGGGGATG contains:
- the LOC109785135 gene encoding probable F-box protein At4g22165 isoform X1, giving the protein MPLTPPLSKMEKMRGQKRKNHSTSRRSTVPTPSAAVLSPPPPRLAARIQVAPPRGSNRRLAGQVRTDKIPVAVGGWPQFEDSLLLPRPINPLWSPAAGTGSPEIQHKSESLPSASPCCSTRSALGIEFSPYPYCSWARICFSYWNLNRLVIYLYKYRQEPAFPLQKFAFNLLNFLSVWPKLKISAERFVSLAEAEDICRDSAPMESCSVARIMSLGKLAIHRTYLCTLIFRNLPKMLGFTPSSLKKFCKVEHVELQLTKKTTLGTLPELPPDILMGIFATLEIPDLVRAGSVCSSWRSAYTSLRSLGQYNLQQTPCLLYTSESTGESVACLYSLAEKRSYKLTLPGPPIRTRCLIGSSHGWLVTVDDRSEMHLVNPITCEQIALPSVITIEQVNPIVDEYGALHKYEFSWHTGAHGVYSSPSIFALDKLRHELHYKAFVFPDTSTGSYIVVLIHNPMRQLSFARVGDDKWTWLPPYDDYKDCTYKDGLLYAACTYKGELHTFDLSGPVVTRKTIISIPREYECEYMYVVQAPWGGLLLIWRIFEDHNVEPEPGASVFWNTTEYRIYEFDAAGSELKEINCLRDHVLFLGHNQSLCLGAEEYPCLRANHVYFTDDNSLWTCGLKNDHRDMGVLNLDDNSREDLVSRQLWSNFPAPMWITPDLRKMNLASEGD
- the LOC109785135 gene encoding probable F-box protein At4g22165 isoform X2, coding for MPLTPPLSKMEKMRGQKRKNHSTSRRSTVPTPSAAVLSPPPPRLAARIQVAPPRGSNRRLAGQVRTDKIPVAVGGWPQFEDSLLLPRPINPLWSPAAGSPEIQHKSESLPSASPCCSTRSALGIEFSPYPYCSWARICFSYWNLNRLVIYLYKYRQEPAFPLQKFAFNLLNFLSVWPKLKISAERFVSLAEAEDICRDSAPMESCSVARIMSLGKLAIHRTYLCTLIFRNLPKMLGFTPSSLKKFCKVEHVELQLTKKTTLGTLPELPPDILMGIFATLEIPDLVRAGSVCSSWRSAYTSLRSLGQYNLQQTPCLLYTSESTGESVACLYSLAEKRSYKLTLPGPPIRTRCLIGSSHGWLVTVDDRSEMHLVNPITCEQIALPSVITIEQVNPIVDEYGALHKYEFSWHTGAHGVYSSPSIFALDKLRHELHYKAFVFPDTSTGSYIVVLIHNPMRQLSFARVGDDKWTWLPPYDDYKDCTYKDGLLYAACTYKGELHTFDLSGPVVTRKTIISIPREYECEYMYVVQAPWGGLLLIWRIFEDHNVEPEPGASVFWNTTEYRIYEFDAAGSELKEINCLRDHVLFLGHNQSLCLGAEEYPCLRANHVYFTDDNSLWTCGLKNDHRDMGVLNLDDNSREDLVSRQLWSNFPAPMWITPDLRKMNLASEGD